The Enterobacter oligotrophicus sequence AGGTTGTACGCGTTGCACCGTTGGGCGATCCTGTTCATATCGAAACCCGACGAGTGAATCTGGTACTGCGTAAGAAAGATCTCGCATTATTAGAAGTCGAAAACGTATCCCGATAACAAGCCAGCGGTTTCAGTGGGTCTAATACAATGAAAA is a genomic window containing:
- the feoA gene encoding ferrous iron transporter A codes for the protein MQFTPDSAWKIIGFTREISPAYRQKLLSLGMLPGSSFQVVRVAPLGDPVHIETRRVNLVLRKKDLALLEVENVSR